Proteins found in one Balaenoptera ricei isolate mBalRic1 chromosome 18, mBalRic1.hap2, whole genome shotgun sequence genomic segment:
- the ADPRHL1 gene encoding inactive ADP-ribosyltransferase ARH2 isoform X4: MEKFQAAMLLGAVGDALGHRHAFGEDSASASGPKVQRGLGEVGGLDRLVLSPEKWPVSDNTIMHMTTAGALVTDFWCLDDLYREMVRRYVDVLEKLPGQRVDPATVEGCSQLKPDNYLLAWHTPFNEKGSGFGAATKAMCVGMRYWQPGRLETLLEVSLECGRMTHNHPTGFLGSLCTALFASYAVQGKRLEQWGRDMLRTVPLAEEYCKRTIRHLAEYQEHWFYFEAKWQFYLEERKISEDTENEASFPDHYNAEERDKTYRKWSSEGRGGRRGHDAPMIAYDALLGAKGSWTELCHRAMFHGGESGATGAIAGCLFGLLHGLDAVPAGLYRELEHGETLRHLGEALYRLSTEEKGLTAV; encoded by the exons ATGGAGAAGTTTCAGGCTGCGATGTTGCTGGGGGCCGTGGGCGATGCCCTCGGGCACCGACACGCCTTCGGGGAGGACAGCGCCAGCGCCTCGGGCCCCAAGGTCCAGAGGGGgctgggagaggtggggggaCTGGACCGCCTCGTGCTCTCGCCAGAGAAGTGGCCGGTGAGTGACAACACCATCATGCACATGACGACGGCAGGGGCCCTGGTCACAG ACTTCTGGTGCCTGGACGACCTGTACCGTGAGATGGTGCGGCGCTACGTGGACGTGCTCGAGAAGCTCCCGGGGCAGCGGGTAGACCCGGCCACCGTCGAGGGCTGCTCGCAGCTGAAGCCCGACAACTATCTCCTGGCCTGGCACACACCCTTCAATGAGAAAG GCTCCGGGTTTGGTGCTGCCACCAAGGCGATGTGCGTGGGCATGCGGTACTGGCAGCCGGGGCGGCTGGAGACGCTGCTCGAGGTCAGCCTGGAGTGCGGTCGGATGACGCACAACCATCCCACAG GCTTCCTCGGGTCCCTGTGCACGGCCCTGTTCGCATCGTACGCCGTTCAGGGGAAGCGGCTGGAGCAGTGGGGACGAGACATGCTGAGGACGGTCCCGCTGGCCGAGGAGTATTGTAAGAGGACCATCCGGCACCTGGCAG AATACCAGGAGCACTGGTTTTACTTTGAAGCTAAGTGGCAGTTTTACTTGGAGGAGAGAAAAATCAGTGAGGACACGGAGAATGAAGCCAGCTTTCCCGACCACTACAACGCGGAGGAGAGGGACAAG ACCTACAGGAAATGGAGCTCGGAAGGTCGAGGGGGCCGGCGGGGCCACGACGCCCCCATGATTGCCTACGATGCCCTTTTAGGAGCCAAGGGCAGCTGGACGGAGCTCTGCCACCGGGCCATGTTCCACGGAG GTGAGAGTGGGGCCACGGGGGCCATCGCCGGCTGCCTGTTTGGGCTGCTGCACGGCCTGGACGCCGTCCCCGCGGGCCTGTACCGTGAGCTGGAGCACGGAGAGACGCTGCGGCACCTGGGGGAGGCGCTCTACCGCCTGTCCACGGAGGAGAA AGGCCTAACTGCTGTATAA
- the ADPRHL1 gene encoding inactive ADP-ribosyltransferase ARH2 isoform X5, which translates to MEKFQAAMLLGAVGDALGHRHAFGEDSASASGPKVQRGLGEVGGLDRLVLSPEKWPVSDNTIMHMTTAGALVTDFWCLDDLYREMVRRYVDVLEKLPGQRVDPATVEGCSQLKPDNYLLAWHTPFNEKGSGFGAATKAMCVGMRYWQPGRLETLLEVSLECGRMTHNHPTGFLGSLCTALFASYAVQGKRLEQWGRDMLRTVPLAEEYCKRTIRHLAEYQEHWFYFEAKWQFYLEERKISEDTENEASFPDHYNAEERDKTYRKWSSEGRGGRRGHDAPMIAYDALLGAKGSWTELCHRAMFHGGESGATGAIAGCLFGLLHGLDAVPAGLYRELEHGETLRHLGEALYRLSTEEK; encoded by the exons ATGGAGAAGTTTCAGGCTGCGATGTTGCTGGGGGCCGTGGGCGATGCCCTCGGGCACCGACACGCCTTCGGGGAGGACAGCGCCAGCGCCTCGGGCCCCAAGGTCCAGAGGGGgctgggagaggtggggggaCTGGACCGCCTCGTGCTCTCGCCAGAGAAGTGGCCGGTGAGTGACAACACCATCATGCACATGACGACGGCAGGGGCCCTGGTCACAG ACTTCTGGTGCCTGGACGACCTGTACCGTGAGATGGTGCGGCGCTACGTGGACGTGCTCGAGAAGCTCCCGGGGCAGCGGGTAGACCCGGCCACCGTCGAGGGCTGCTCGCAGCTGAAGCCCGACAACTATCTCCTGGCCTGGCACACACCCTTCAATGAGAAAG GCTCCGGGTTTGGTGCTGCCACCAAGGCGATGTGCGTGGGCATGCGGTACTGGCAGCCGGGGCGGCTGGAGACGCTGCTCGAGGTCAGCCTGGAGTGCGGTCGGATGACGCACAACCATCCCACAG GCTTCCTCGGGTCCCTGTGCACGGCCCTGTTCGCATCGTACGCCGTTCAGGGGAAGCGGCTGGAGCAGTGGGGACGAGACATGCTGAGGACGGTCCCGCTGGCCGAGGAGTATTGTAAGAGGACCATCCGGCACCTGGCAG AATACCAGGAGCACTGGTTTTACTTTGAAGCTAAGTGGCAGTTTTACTTGGAGGAGAGAAAAATCAGTGAGGACACGGAGAATGAAGCCAGCTTTCCCGACCACTACAACGCGGAGGAGAGGGACAAG ACCTACAGGAAATGGAGCTCGGAAGGTCGAGGGGGCCGGCGGGGCCACGACGCCCCCATGATTGCCTACGATGCCCTTTTAGGAGCCAAGGGCAGCTGGACGGAGCTCTGCCACCGGGCCATGTTCCACGGAG GTGAGAGTGGGGCCACGGGGGCCATCGCCGGCTGCCTGTTTGGGCTGCTGCACGGCCTGGACGCCGTCCCCGCGGGCCTGTACCGTGAGCTGGAGCACGGAGAGACGCTGCGGCACCTGGGGGAGGCGCTCTACCGCCTGTCCACGGAGGAGAAGtaa